The Acidimicrobiales bacterium genome has a window encoding:
- a CDS encoding nuclear transport factor 2 family protein, with amino-acid sequence MSEEPRSVVVSYLAALNAHDPGAVCAHVAEDFFNEHVSARGTSLRGREEYRRRLPGFFESMADLHYEVEDVVAEGERVVVAYAMSARYAVAGTRRPFRIRGVFRFTVRDGLIAHRVDYRDGVDFEEQVGLR; translated from the coding sequence ATGTCCGAGGAGCCCCGTTCGGTCGTCGTGAGCTACCTCGCGGCCCTCAACGCCCACGACCCGGGCGCCGTCTGCGCGCACGTCGCCGAGGACTTCTTCAACGAGCACGTCAGCGCGCGCGGGACGAGCCTTCGAGGGCGCGAGGAGTACCGGCGGCGCCTCCCGGGCTTCTTCGAGTCGATGGCGGACCTGCACTACGAGGTCGAGGACGTCGTCGCCGAGGGGGAGCGGGTCGTCGTCGCCTACGCGATGTCGGCGCGCTACGCCGTCGCCGGGACGCGCCGTCCCTTCCGCATCCGCGGCGTCTTCCGCTTCACGGTGCGCGACGGCCTGATCGCGCACCGCGTCGACTACCGCGACGGGGTCGACTTCGAGGAGCAGGTCGGCCTGCGCTGA
- a CDS encoding amidohydrolase family protein, translating into MSEPAAPVRERVDTLIEGALVVTMNAAREVLVDASVAIAGTRIVAVGKASDLARRFEARARVDGRRFVVVPGLVNAHLHVSTEPLTRGVVPDDTAFEENVFHWLSPLAAAYREEDELLAAQLGAAELLRSGTTSFVEAATGWHLDAVVEALSQVGIRARVGRRVWDLPAEPARFRLSTDQAIAALEEVLVRHGSHDEGRIKGWVMLVGHSTASDELWRAARELADRYGAGINFHLSPAPSDPQWFLARYGERPVVHLDRLGVLGPDTLLVHLVHVDDEEVALLGARRCSVAHCPTTALKVAYGVSRCGRMPEMAAAGANVCIGTDGANASNYADGYRAAYLVAGLFKDARRDPSVFPAEQVLEMATLNGARAMLAEDEIGSIEVGKKADLVLHDRDRPEWTPLHDVARQLVYSVDGRSVHTVFVDGRKVVEGYRLTSVDEERLYARAGEAARQVLARAGLAARPRWPHR; encoded by the coding sequence GTGAGCGAGCCCGCCGCTCCGGTGCGCGAGCGCGTCGACACGCTCATCGAGGGTGCGCTCGTCGTGACGATGAACGCGGCGCGCGAGGTCCTCGTCGACGCGAGCGTGGCGATCGCCGGGACGCGCATCGTCGCGGTGGGGAAGGCGTCCGACCTCGCCCGGCGCTTCGAGGCGCGAGCGCGTGTCGACGGCCGGCGCTTCGTCGTGGTCCCGGGGCTCGTGAACGCGCACCTGCACGTGTCGACTGAGCCGTTGACGCGAGGCGTCGTCCCCGACGACACCGCGTTCGAGGAGAACGTCTTCCACTGGCTGAGCCCGCTCGCGGCGGCGTACCGGGAGGAGGACGAGCTGCTCGCCGCGCAGCTCGGCGCGGCCGAGCTGCTCCGGTCGGGCACGACGAGCTTCGTCGAGGCAGCGACGGGGTGGCACCTCGACGCCGTGGTGGAGGCGCTCTCGCAGGTGGGCATCCGCGCCCGGGTCGGCCGCCGCGTGTGGGACCTGCCCGCCGAGCCGGCGCGCTTTCGCCTCAGCACCGACCAAGCCATCGCGGCGCTCGAGGAGGTGCTCGTGCGCCACGGCAGCCACGACGAGGGCCGCATCAAGGGCTGGGTCATGCTGGTCGGCCACTCGACCGCGAGCGACGAGCTGTGGCGCGCCGCGCGCGAGCTCGCCGACCGCTACGGCGCGGGCATCAACTTCCACCTGTCGCCCGCGCCCTCGGACCCGCAGTGGTTCCTCGCACGCTACGGCGAGCGGCCGGTCGTCCACCTCGACCGCCTCGGCGTGCTCGGCCCCGACACCCTCCTCGTCCACCTCGTGCACGTCGACGACGAGGAGGTCGCCCTGCTCGGCGCGCGGCGCTGCAGCGTCGCGCACTGCCCGACGACCGCGCTCAAGGTCGCCTACGGGGTGAGCCGGTGCGGCCGCATGCCCGAGATGGCCGCTGCCGGCGCCAACGTGTGCATCGGCACCGACGGCGCGAACGCGTCGAACTACGCGGACGGCTACCGCGCCGCGTACCTCGTCGCCGGCCTCTTCAAGGACGCCCGGCGCGACCCGTCCGTCTTCCCCGCCGAGCAGGTGCTCGAGATGGCGACCCTCAACGGGGCACGCGCCATGCTGGCCGAGGACGAGATCGGCTCGATCGAGGTCGGCAAGAAGGCGGACCTCGTGCTCCACGACCGGGACCGGCCGGAGTGGACGCCGCTGCACGACGTGGCGCGCCAGCTCGTCTACTCGGTCGACGGACGCAGCGTCCACACGGTGTTCGTCGACGGGCGCAAGGTCGTCGAGGGCTACCGGCTGACGAGCGTCGACGAGGAGCGCCTCTACGCGCGGGCGGGCGAGGCGGCACGCCAGGTGCTCGCGCGCGCCGGCCTCGCGGCGCGGCCGCGCTGGCCGCACCGGTGA
- a CDS encoding zinc-binding dehydrogenase: protein MAGAVKAVQHAVHGGPEVLELVDLADPVPRPGEVVVEVRAAGVNRLDLLQREGPPLLPGFRLPHIPGMDIAGEVVEVGDGVDPALVGRRVVVKAGVACGACAACRAGDDRACANPTTIGGNRPGGYAERCAVPGSHVFPIPEGVGDVEAAAVPTACVTAWRSLVGTARLRPGEQVVIHGAGSAVSVLAIQIAKHLGARVIVTSRSPAKLARALELGADVGIDETRPDAAEAVLEATGGGADVVFNHVGPAVFELSLRSLRREGRLVVCGTTTGAEVRLRLPTVYHLGIEILGAKVQSHADFGPMLEECWRSGFRSVIDSVFELAAAADAHVRLESGEVFGKVVLVP, encoded by the coding sequence GTGGCGGGCGCCGTGAAGGCGGTCCAGCACGCTGTCCACGGTGGTCCGGAGGTGCTCGAGCTCGTCGACCTCGCCGATCCCGTGCCGCGCCCGGGCGAGGTGGTCGTCGAGGTGCGCGCGGCGGGCGTGAACCGCCTGGACCTCCTCCAGCGCGAGGGGCCGCCGCTGCTCCCGGGCTTCCGCCTGCCGCACATCCCCGGCATGGACATCGCCGGTGAGGTGGTGGAGGTGGGCGACGGCGTCGACCCCGCGCTCGTGGGCCGGCGCGTCGTCGTGAAGGCCGGCGTGGCGTGCGGCGCCTGCGCCGCCTGCCGGGCGGGCGACGACCGGGCCTGCGCCAACCCGACGACGATCGGCGGCAACCGCCCCGGCGGCTACGCCGAGCGCTGCGCGGTGCCCGGGAGCCACGTCTTCCCCATCCCGGAGGGGGTCGGCGACGTCGAGGCGGCGGCCGTCCCCACCGCCTGCGTCACCGCCTGGCGCAGTCTCGTCGGCACGGCGCGCCTGCGACCGGGCGAGCAGGTCGTCATCCACGGGGCGGGGAGCGCCGTGAGCGTGCTCGCCATCCAGATCGCGAAGCACCTCGGGGCGCGCGTCATCGTGACGTCGCGCTCGCCGGCGAAGCTCGCGCGAGCGCTCGAGCTCGGGGCCGACGTGGGCATCGACGAGACGCGTCCGGACGCGGCCGAGGCGGTGCTCGAGGCGACCGGCGGCGGCGCCGACGTCGTCTTCAACCACGTCGGGCCGGCGGTCTTCGAGCTGTCGCTGCGCTCGCTGCGCCGGGAGGGCCGACTCGTCGTGTGCGGCACGACGACCGGCGCCGAGGTCCGCCTGCGGCTCCCGACCGTCTACCACCTCGGGATCGAGATCCTCGGCGCGAAGGTGCAGTCGCACGCGGACTTCGGGCCGATGCTCGAGGAGTGCTGGCGGTCCGGCTTCCGCTCGGTCATCGACAGCGTCTTCGAGCTCGCGGCCGCTGCCGACGCGCACGTCCGGCTCGAGAGCGGGGAGGTGTTCGGCAAGGTCGTGCTCGTCCCGTGA
- a CDS encoding amidohydrolase family protein: MSEHPDLIIVNGRLVTMNARREVLVDGAIAIAGERIAAVGGTSELRSRFPGTRELDVGGGVVLPGFVNAHQHVTGGPLTWSCIPDDLRPGQSIFEWAVPLHDAERPEDEELSATLVAAQSLRNGVTTLVEPGTVGAPGPVARGLAAAGIRATVGIWGWDIEQGPFAAPAAEVLDRIRDVLLAYPAGGTIEGWVTIIGHSLASDELLVGAAELARDFGVHMTMHLSPTSSDPEVYLERTGKRPAVHLRDLGVLGPHLLLGHAVWLDDAEVEAILASRTAVAYCPWAYLRLGQGVARNTRHAELFRAGGRVALGCDSVNAGDAPDILRTAALAAGLAKDQRVDATWFGAHEALEMATIAGAEAIGMAERIGSLEAGKLADLVVLDAAGPQWAAEGDPALKLVWSSDGRDVRHVFVAGRQVVRDGQLLTLDEAALRAEVAEASRALLARAGLTPPVRWPVLRGG; encoded by the coding sequence GTGAGCGAGCACCCGGACCTCATCATCGTCAACGGGCGCCTCGTCACGATGAACGCGCGTCGCGAGGTGCTCGTGGACGGCGCGATCGCCATCGCCGGCGAGCGCATCGCGGCGGTGGGCGGGACGTCGGAGCTGCGCAGCCGCTTCCCCGGCACCCGCGAGCTCGACGTCGGCGGGGGCGTCGTGCTGCCCGGCTTCGTCAACGCCCACCAGCACGTGACCGGCGGACCGCTCACCTGGAGCTGCATCCCCGACGACCTACGGCCCGGCCAGTCGATCTTCGAGTGGGCCGTGCCGCTGCACGACGCGGAGCGACCCGAGGACGAGGAGCTCTCGGCCACCCTCGTGGCCGCCCAGAGCCTGCGCAACGGGGTGACGACCCTCGTCGAGCCCGGGACGGTCGGCGCCCCCGGCCCCGTCGCGCGCGGCCTGGCGGCCGCCGGGATCCGCGCCACGGTCGGGATCTGGGGCTGGGACATCGAGCAGGGACCGTTCGCCGCGCCGGCCGCCGAGGTGCTCGACCGCATCCGTGACGTCCTCCTCGCCTACCCCGCGGGCGGCACGATCGAGGGGTGGGTGACGATCATCGGCCACAGCCTCGCCTCCGACGAGCTGCTCGTCGGCGCCGCCGAGCTCGCCCGGGACTTCGGCGTCCACATGACGATGCACCTCTCGCCGACCTCGTCGGACCCCGAGGTCTACCTCGAGCGGACGGGCAAGCGACCGGCCGTCCACCTGCGCGACCTCGGCGTGCTCGGCCCCCACCTGCTCCTCGGCCACGCCGTGTGGCTCGACGACGCCGAGGTCGAAGCGATCCTCGCCTCGAGGACGGCCGTCGCCTACTGCCCCTGGGCCTACCTGCGCCTCGGCCAGGGCGTCGCCCGCAACACCCGCCATGCGGAGCTGTTCCGCGCCGGTGGGCGCGTCGCCCTCGGCTGCGACTCCGTGAACGCCGGCGACGCGCCCGACATCCTGCGGACGGCGGCGCTCGCGGCGGGCCTCGCCAAGGACCAGCGCGTCGACGCCACCTGGTTCGGGGCGCACGAGGCGCTCGAGATGGCGACGATCGCCGGGGCGGAGGCGATCGGCATGGCCGAGCGCATCGGCTCCCTCGAGGCCGGCAAGCTCGCTGACCTCGTCGTCCTCGACGCCGCTGGACCGCAGTGGGCTGCCGAGGGCGACCCGGCCCTCAAGCTCGTCTGGTCGAGCGACGGCCGCGACGTCCGCCACGTCTTCGTCGCCGGCCGTCAGGTCGTGCGCGACGGACAGCTCCTCACGCTCGACGAGGCGGCGCTGCGCGCCGAGGTCGCCGAGGCCTCCCGGGCCCTGCTCGCCCGGGCCGGCCTCACGCCCCCGGTGCGCTGGCCGGTGCTGCGCGGTGGCTGA
- a CDS encoding LLM class F420-dependent oxidoreductase yields the protein MRTRISVEPQQGATYEDLLAAARAAERCGFEGFFTSDHLLHFAGDGRPGPTDAWITLAGLARETERIRLGTLVGAATFRHPGPLAVAVAQVDAMSGGRVELGLGTGWYAAEHVAFGVPFPSLAERFERLEEQLAVLTGLWRTPEGERFSFAGRHYRLEANPALARPAQRPHPPIIIGGHGARRTPALAARYADEFNVAFPSVAEYAAQVERVREACARAGRPSPPVFSVALTVCCGRSRAELAARRERMGPALEVLRDHALVGTPATVADALAAYADAGAQLAYLQVLDLSDLGHLELLAEEVASRLVPERGAVSHRAAPASAPGA from the coding sequence GTGCGGACGCGGATCTCCGTCGAGCCCCAGCAGGGAGCGACCTACGAGGACCTGCTCGCCGCGGCGCGCGCGGCGGAGCGCTGCGGGTTCGAGGGCTTCTTCACCTCGGACCACCTGCTGCACTTCGCCGGCGACGGCAGGCCGGGGCCGACGGACGCGTGGATCACCCTCGCGGGCCTGGCCCGCGAGACCGAACGCATCCGGCTCGGCACCCTCGTCGGCGCGGCGACCTTCCGCCACCCCGGTCCGCTCGCCGTGGCGGTGGCACAGGTCGATGCGATGAGCGGCGGGCGCGTCGAGCTCGGGCTCGGCACGGGCTGGTACGCGGCCGAGCACGTGGCGTTCGGCGTGCCCTTCCCGAGCCTCGCCGAGCGCTTCGAGCGCCTCGAGGAGCAGCTCGCCGTGCTCACCGGGCTGTGGCGCACACCGGAGGGCGAGCGCTTCTCCTTCGCGGGCAGGCACTACCGGCTCGAGGCGAACCCCGCGCTCGCGCGCCCAGCGCAGCGGCCGCACCCGCCGATCATCATCGGCGGCCACGGCGCTCGCCGCACCCCGGCGCTCGCGGCGCGCTACGCGGACGAGTTCAACGTCGCCTTCCCGTCGGTCGCCGAGTACGCCGCGCAGGTCGAGCGGGTGCGCGAGGCGTGCGCGCGCGCCGGCCGGCCGAGCCCGCCGGTGTTCTCCGTGGCGCTCACCGTCTGCTGCGGGCGGAGCCGAGCGGAGCTCGCGGCTCGCCGCGAGCGGATGGGGCCGGCCCTCGAGGTGCTGCGCGACCACGCCCTCGTGGGGACGCCTGCGACGGTCGCGGACGCGCTCGCCGCCTACGCCGATGCCGGCGCGCAGCTCGCCTACCTGCAGGTCCTCGACCTCTCCGACCTCGGCCACCTGGAGCTGCTCGCCGAGGAGGTCGCCTCGCGCCTCGTCCCGGAGCGTGGCGCCGTCAGCCACCGCGCAGCACCGGCCAGCGCACCGGGGGCGTGA
- a CDS encoding IclR family transcriptional regulator: MTSEPSEERAEGFVGPLRAEMTPTIQSVERAARILNFFTVSRPRLSLTEITARLGMSKATAHRYAMALRQVNLLRYDPAAAEYTLGPQVLVLAAAARAGLPIIGIAGPIMEELVREVNETVVLSVWEGEAPVVVRVDDGTERIIRVSVRAGSRLSPFESAQGRVFCAFLPEGSVAGLEDELARSPRLKSDLDAIRETGLAVNFPNVHGVRTIAAPVFGASRIVAVVALVGTTATLSDDLASPAAKALQRAAKKLSELHGMEQAAGEVVELGRAAAGGRTDVDRDVDRR, from the coding sequence ATGACGAGCGAGCCGAGCGAAGAGCGCGCCGAGGGCTTCGTCGGGCCGCTTCGCGCGGAGATGACGCCGACCATCCAGTCCGTCGAGCGCGCCGCGCGGATCCTCAACTTCTTCACCGTGAGCCGGCCTCGCCTCAGCCTCACCGAGATCACGGCGCGCCTCGGGATGAGCAAGGCGACGGCGCACCGCTACGCCATGGCGCTCCGCCAGGTCAACCTGCTGCGCTACGACCCTGCGGCCGCGGAGTACACCCTCGGCCCCCAGGTGCTCGTGCTCGCCGCCGCGGCGCGCGCCGGACTGCCGATCATCGGCATCGCGGGCCCGATCATGGAGGAGCTCGTGCGCGAGGTCAACGAGACCGTCGTGCTCAGCGTGTGGGAGGGCGAGGCTCCCGTCGTCGTGCGCGTCGACGACGGGACCGAGCGGATCATCCGGGTGAGCGTGCGCGCCGGCTCGCGCCTGTCCCCGTTCGAGTCGGCTCAGGGCCGGGTGTTCTGCGCCTTCCTGCCGGAGGGCTCGGTCGCCGGGCTCGAGGACGAGCTCGCCCGCTCGCCGCGCCTCAAGAGCGACCTCGACGCGATCCGCGAGACCGGCCTCGCCGTCAACTTCCCCAACGTGCACGGCGTCCGCACGATCGCGGCGCCCGTCTTCGGCGCCTCGCGCATCGTCGCCGTCGTCGCGCTCGTCGGCACCACGGCGACACTGTCCGACGACCTCGCCTCGCCGGCCGCGAAGGCCCTGCAGCGCGCCGCGAAGAAGCTCAGCGAGCTGCACGGGATGGAGCAGGCAGCCGGCGAGGTGGTCGAGCTCGGGCGCGCGGCCGCGGGCGGCCGGACGGACGTGGACAGGGACGTCGACAGGAGGTGA
- a CDS encoding aldo/keto reductase: MRYRTLGRTGMQVSTLCLGTMMFGAWGNPDEAACRRIVDLALDAGINFVDTADVYDRGVSEEIVGRALEGRRDRVVLTTKVFNPMGEDPNERGASRRWIVAEVEASLRRLRTDWIDCYLVHRPDPATDLDETLGAMSDLVHAGKVRAIGCSTFPAELLVEADFVARARGRERFAVEQPPYSIFARGIEGHVLPTAQRLGLGVMVWAPLNGGWLSGKYRRGRDVAPDARAVREAEHFDWGRPEAEVKLSLVEQLEKLAAEAGCSLAHLALAFVLEHPAVTSAIIGPRTPEQLTSLLGAEEVVLPDAVLDRIDELVAPGTDVNPMNAGYVPPALVEPSLRRRRAGPAR; encoded by the coding sequence ATGCGCTACCGGACGCTCGGGCGCACCGGGATGCAGGTGAGCACCCTGTGCCTCGGTACGATGATGTTCGGCGCCTGGGGCAACCCCGACGAGGCGGCGTGCCGGCGCATCGTCGACCTCGCCCTCGACGCGGGCATCAACTTCGTCGACACCGCCGACGTCTACGACCGCGGCGTCTCCGAGGAGATCGTCGGGCGCGCCCTCGAGGGCCGGCGCGACCGGGTCGTGCTGACGACGAAGGTCTTCAACCCGATGGGCGAGGACCCGAACGAGCGGGGCGCCTCGCGCCGCTGGATCGTCGCCGAGGTCGAGGCGAGCCTGCGCCGTCTGCGGACCGACTGGATCGACTGCTACCTCGTCCACCGGCCCGACCCCGCGACCGACCTCGACGAGACGCTCGGCGCGATGAGCGACCTCGTCCACGCCGGCAAGGTCCGGGCCATCGGGTGCTCGACCTTCCCCGCCGAGCTGCTCGTCGAGGCCGACTTCGTCGCACGCGCCCGGGGCCGGGAGCGCTTCGCCGTCGAGCAGCCCCCGTACTCGATCTTCGCCCGCGGCATCGAGGGGCACGTCCTGCCCACCGCCCAGCGCCTCGGGCTGGGGGTCATGGTGTGGGCGCCCCTCAATGGGGGATGGCTCTCCGGCAAGTACCGGCGAGGCCGCGACGTGGCGCCGGACGCCCGGGCGGTGCGCGAGGCCGAGCACTTCGACTGGGGCAGGCCCGAGGCGGAGGTCAAGCTCTCCCTCGTCGAGCAGCTCGAGAAGCTCGCCGCGGAGGCGGGCTGCTCGCTCGCGCACCTCGCGCTCGCCTTCGTGCTCGAGCACCCCGCCGTCACGTCGGCGATCATCGGGCCGCGCACGCCCGAGCAGCTCACCTCCCTGCTCGGGGCCGAGGAGGTCGTGCTCCCCGACGCGGTGCTCGACCGCATCGACGAGCTCGTGGCGCCGGGCACCGACGTCAACCCGATGAACGCCGGCTACGTCCCCCCCGCGCTCGTCGAGCCCTCCCTGCGCCGCCGGCGCGCCGGGCCGGCACGCTGA
- a CDS encoding Dabb family protein: protein MIRHLVAFRFAPDLPAAARQAVLDELATFPERYPAMRRFYVGENISQRDRTYTHALVVEFDTEAELLEYLNSDTHEAFVAERFRPAIDGRVIVTVED from the coding sequence GTGATCCGGCACCTCGTCGCGTTCCGGTTCGCGCCGGACCTTCCGGCAGCCGCCCGCCAGGCAGTCCTCGACGAGCTAGCGACCTTCCCCGAGCGCTACCCGGCGATGCGCCGCTTCTACGTCGGGGAGAACATCTCCCAGCGCGACCGCACCTACACCCACGCGCTCGTCGTCGAGTTCGACACCGAGGCGGAGCTGCTCGAGTACCTGAACAGCGACACCCACGAGGCGTTCGTCGCCGAGCGCTTCCGCCCCGCGATCGACGGCCGGGTGATCGTCACCGTCGAGGACTGA
- a CDS encoding aldolase/citrate lyase family protein: MSGLAFRARVRAGERVVATFCKLESLESVDLVAAAGFDAVVVDLEHSQIDDAAASRLIRHATALGLAALARVPSVDAGLVNRLLEAGAAGVQLSSVRRVAQVEALRAALRYAPEGTRSVSSAHLAAGYGRVALGEYLAEQRKDPPLLIGQIETATTDDPLGDIVAGLDVAFVGTTDLSVDLGEPGAVDHPRVAARIAEIAEAAALAGVGFGGFAGGPAGYGALVEQGARYVVYGSDLQLLREALLAAGAQLRAGGRREGP; this comes from the coding sequence ATGAGCGGCCTCGCCTTCCGCGCGCGTGTGCGCGCCGGCGAGCGGGTCGTCGCCACCTTCTGCAAGCTCGAGAGCCTCGAGTCGGTCGACCTCGTCGCGGCCGCCGGCTTCGACGCGGTCGTCGTCGACCTCGAGCACAGCCAGATCGACGACGCTGCGGCGAGCCGGCTCATCCGGCACGCCACGGCGCTCGGCCTGGCGGCGCTGGCACGGGTGCCGAGCGTGGACGCGGGCCTCGTCAACCGCCTCCTCGAGGCGGGCGCTGCCGGGGTGCAGCTCTCGAGCGTGCGGCGGGTCGCGCAGGTCGAGGCGCTGCGCGCCGCCCTGCGCTACGCCCCCGAGGGGACCCGGAGCGTCTCGAGCGCGCACCTCGCGGCGGGCTACGGGCGCGTCGCGCTCGGCGAGTACCTCGCCGAGCAGCGCAAGGACCCGCCGCTGCTCATCGGCCAGATCGAGACGGCGACGACCGACGACCCGCTCGGGGACATCGTCGCCGGCCTCGACGTCGCCTTCGTCGGGACGACGGACCTCTCCGTGGACCTCGGGGAGCCAGGCGCCGTCGACCACCCCCGTGTCGCCGCCCGCATCGCCGAGATCGCCGAGGCAGCGGCGCTGGCCGGCGTCGGCTTCGGTGGCTTCGCGGGCGGTCCCGCCGGCTACGGCGCGCTCGTCGAGCAGGGCGCGCGCTACGTCGTGTACGGCTCGGACCTCCAGCTGCTCCGAGAGGCCCTGCTCGCCGCAGGGGCGCAGCTGCGGGCCGGGGGGAGGAGGGAGGGACCGTGA
- a CDS encoding aldehyde dehydrogenase family protein, which produces MSISLEVAGDRILVAGEWRAPEGGGTFVDLDPATREPIADVARASARDVDAAVAAARAAFPAWARRSPAERGAILRRWAELIGEHAEELARIEARDVGKPLSAGRLNIQIARGNLEYGAGLADKVMGATLPSRSPDHTGLTWRDPWGVCALVIAWNVPAIMLCSGTAPALACGNTVVVKPSENAPLVALALARLAVEAGMPPGVLNVVSGLGAEAGIALTSHPDVDHISFVGSTVTGRSVMRAAAENLKPVRLELGGKSPNVVFADADLDEAVPVIVESITENAGQNCYAGSRLLVEASVYDEVVERVAATMDKLRLGPWHEDLDMGPLINEAQYERVLGYIESGLAEGARLVTGGGPATGPELERGWFVRPTLFDRVDSSMRIAREEIFGPVLAAQPFATTDEALRLVDAAPYGLLVSVWTNDLSRALRVAREVRSGQVSINEFANSNILGLPFNVAKESGFNHGGGYNAVLEYTQEKAVTIRLAPR; this is translated from the coding sequence ATGAGCATTTCCCTCGAGGTTGCCGGCGACCGCATCCTGGTCGCCGGGGAGTGGCGGGCGCCGGAGGGTGGCGGGACCTTCGTCGACCTGGACCCGGCGACACGGGAGCCGATCGCCGACGTCGCGCGTGCCTCCGCACGCGACGTGGACGCGGCGGTGGCGGCGGCGCGGGCCGCCTTCCCGGCCTGGGCCCGTCGCTCGCCGGCCGAGCGCGGCGCCATCCTGCGGCGCTGGGCCGAGCTCATCGGCGAGCACGCCGAGGAGCTGGCGCGCATCGAGGCACGCGACGTCGGCAAGCCGCTGTCGGCGGGCCGCCTCAACATCCAGATCGCGCGGGGGAACCTCGAGTACGGGGCGGGCCTCGCCGACAAGGTCATGGGGGCGACGCTGCCCTCGCGCTCGCCGGACCACACCGGCCTCACCTGGCGCGACCCGTGGGGCGTGTGTGCCCTCGTCATCGCCTGGAACGTGCCGGCGATCATGCTCTGCTCGGGCACGGCGCCGGCGCTCGCCTGCGGGAACACGGTCGTCGTGAAGCCGTCGGAGAACGCCCCGCTGGTCGCGCTCGCCCTCGCCCGGCTCGCCGTCGAGGCGGGGATGCCGCCCGGCGTGCTGAACGTCGTGAGCGGGCTCGGCGCCGAGGCAGGCATCGCGCTCACGTCGCACCCGGACGTCGACCACATCTCCTTCGTCGGCTCGACGGTGACCGGACGCTCGGTGATGCGGGCGGCGGCGGAGAACTTGAAGCCGGTTCGCCTCGAGCTCGGCGGCAAGTCCCCGAACGTCGTGTTCGCGGACGCGGACCTCGACGAGGCGGTGCCGGTCATCGTCGAGTCGATCACGGAGAACGCCGGCCAGAACTGCTACGCGGGGTCCCGGCTCCTCGTCGAGGCCTCGGTCTACGACGAGGTCGTCGAGCGCGTCGCGGCGACGATGGACAAGCTTCGCCTCGGCCCCTGGCACGAGGACCTCGACATGGGGCCGCTCATCAACGAGGCGCAGTACGAGCGGGTGCTCGGCTACATCGAGTCGGGACTGGCCGAGGGGGCGCGCCTCGTCACGGGCGGCGGACCGGCGACCGGCCCCGAGCTCGAGCGCGGCTGGTTCGTGCGCCCGACGCTGTTCGACCGCGTCGACTCGTCGATGCGCATCGCGAGGGAGGAGATCTTCGGTCCGGTGCTCGCCGCCCAGCCGTTCGCGACGACGGACGAGGCCCTGCGCCTCGTCGACGCCGCTCCCTACGGGCTGCTCGTCTCGGTGTGGACGAACGACCTCTCCCGGGCGCTTCGCGTCGCTCGCGAGGTGCGCTCCGGCCAGGTGTCGATCAACGAGTTCGCCAACTCGAACATCCTCGGCCTACCGTTCAACGTGGCCAAGGAGAGCGGCTTCAACCACGGCGGCGGCTACAACGCCGTCCTCGAGTACACCCAGGAGAAGGCGGTCACGATCCGGCTCGCGCCGAGATGA